ACTGCTATGATGAAGCCAAATGAGTATCCAATCACTACTCCCTCCCATAAGAACCATCTCTCCTTATTCCCATCCATTAAAGGTTTTGTTGGTGATAGCTCTTCTGGACATGGAACTCGAATCTGCATTCCACACAACTATTGTTGGCAAAAAAGTTTGGATCATTCATGGTGTCCATTTGACCACCAACTGGAATCTTACTAGTGAGCTTGTTGTTACTCACATCCAAAATAGACAATTGTTGCAACTTTGCTAGTGATTGTGGAATTAAGCCTGATAATTTGTTATGTGACAAGTCCAAACTCTCTAGCTTCTTTAAGTCACCAAGACTTATCGGTACATTCCCATGGAGGATGTTATGTGAGATGTTGAGAAGTTTTAGACCATTCAATTTGCCTAATGATGCTGGGATCTCACCAAAAAGTTGGTTCATTGACAAGTCTAACAAAGAGTAGAGTTCAAGGTTATGGCTTGACAGACCTTGTTTTGATTTCTTCCAATTCACTATCAAATCATTATACTTTAGCGAGAtggtgaaaatattatagagtgatgaaaatgatttgtttggtttttcaaTCATACCAAGAAGATTTCCAAACTTTGCAGGAATGTTGCCAACAAGATGATTGCTTGAGAGGTCAAGGATTCAAAGGCAACTAAGATTGGAAATACCATCAGGGATGGAACCTTGGAGGGTGGTGTTTCGTAAATTTAGGACTTGAAGGGTGGATATTTGGCTAATAAACTCTGGCAATTCACCACTGATTTTGTTGTCATGTTTATCTAGGTGTTCAAGATGGCTCATATTGCTCAGGTTTCTAGGAAAGTTGCCAGTAAACCTATTTTTTCCCAAATCAAGAATTTCAATTTCCTGGTAAAATTTTGTTGGAATTTCACCTGAGAATTCATTAGAAGAAATGTCAATGTACCCGAGGAATACATTGGAGCTAAAATCTGGTAAGTTGCCAAAAAATATATTGCTTGACAAGTCTAGTAATTGGAGGCGATATATATTAGAGATAGAGTGAGGAGTTTTCCCTGAAAAGTTATTTTCAGCCAACATGAGAATCAAGATTTCAGTTGTATTACCAATGTTGTTTGGTAgttctccaaaaaaattatttcggGAAAGGGaaagaattgaaaaacttttagAGTTGAAGAGACAGGGTGGAAGAGAACCTGTAAGACTGTTATCTGACATAATTATACTTCCAACTTTCATTTCAGCAAGCCATTGTGGGAAAATTCCTTCCAGCTTGTTCTCACTCAAGTCCAAAAGTCAAGAGTCTTCAGTTTAGAAATCCAATATGGGATTTCTCCAGCAAGACCACAAGATTTTTCAATTGAGATAAAATACGCGTCGGCTCTATCTTTGCATCACTATTCCAAATCAGATTATTTCCTCCAAGAAAAAGATGCGTCATGCCCTTTATATTGAACAACCAAGATGGAATTTTTCCACTGAGCAAATTGTTTTCCAATTGAAGTGTTTCCAACCTCACCAATTTCTGCATGGATGATGGAATACTCCCAGTGTACTTGTTGTTGCTCAAGGACAAACTAGTTATGTTGGATAGATTGCTAATAAAATTAGGAATCTTCTTTGACAAGGAATTATCCCTCGAGTCCAATACTTCCAACTCCTTCAAATACGAAAATGCTGATGGAATTTCGCCAAAAAAATTGTTGCTGCGAAGGTACAACTGCCGCAACTTTGTCATGTTCCCTATCTCCTTAGGGATATTTCCACCAAGAGAGTTATCTTCCAGGTTCAATACCCGCAAGTTTTGAAGTGAGCCCACTTCCCTGGTAAGAATACCATGGAATGAATTACTACTCATATCAAGATCAACCAATTTGCTTAAATTGGCAAAGCCTGGTAATTCACCTCGTATTTGATTCCCTGCCATGTCAAGAAGCATCAAGCTTCTAATGCGAAAGAGTGGTGTCAAGATGGTGGAAGTCACCACTATGGTCTCTATAGATTGCATAGAGAGAAGGTTGTCAAGATATAGAGCAATCACAGTCCTTGAATGAAAACGAGTACTACAAATGACCCTGTCCCAGTTGCAACAATCTGAGCTGGAATTCCATGACTCTCAATCAGTCGGCTTTCTAATGAAAGAGAACTAGTAGTTTTGATGAGTGAGGATTTAAACTGGAGAAGGGCTTGTTTTTGATCTTCAGGACAACAAAGAGaagggatgaaaaaaatgagaagtgtTAGTAGCAGGCTGAGGGCGCTCAGCGCTGGCCATTATTgttgtgtttctttcttctttgttggATAATTATAAAAAGTTTGGAGGAGTGTTATAAAAAGAGGTTCTCATTCTTCACCACTAATCACGGTGTACATAAAGTCTAACTCAATGAGCACGTAGcagtagttttttgaaaatcgGTGGTGGAGAAAAGAGAGACTGGAAGTGGAAGGCATTTTGGCTAGTCTGGTGTCTCTTTTCATGGAGTGAGTTTACCAAAGAATAAAGAGAGCAAAACGTGAAGAGCATTTTGATGTTTTGAATGAGTAAACGACTTGTCCTTTATCTCCTGCTTCATTCACTGCTTACTGTCGTTTAGTTCTGTAACTTAATGGTTATTAGTTGGATATGTGAGTGTTGGGTGAGTTAGAGTTTGCTTGTGAGCCTAATCATAATTAATGAAAATGACCTGTTAggctccaaacatatttaaaGCTACCTTGTTTTAATCCATTATGTGACAACTAAAGACACATTTAATGTGTAGTTTTGgtgacaaaatttaattttttttaatgagtatgACTTGTTAATCGTCGCATAATGGATTGAAAAAGATagattcaaacatgtttgatatcaaactttatcaaatatttaacagattTAAGagcatattttacaataaaaaatagaatcgtgaaaaataaagttatatctcataactattagaccaattatttattttagaacattattggactaattcaaatatttgggggagccaactcttatttttgtagactaaattttgaaaacattataataattgtatatatatttaaaaaaatttcaaaattttggggtatATGGCCCCCCACCCTTATACATACCTCCACCCTTGCTCCAAACCATATAACTTTATAGTCTTATTTAGTAATAAGGTTGTGTCAGTTGCGGTTGAGATATTTTTAGTCAACATCCTATTGAGAACACTATTTCTCTTAATTATGTCTATTGAAACTTTTGTTACTTTCTGTAATTATGTACTGTAAGTTTCATTTTGAACTAATCATTATTTTGCTATATATatctatgaatatatatatatatatatatatatatatatttgaattttgaggattattatttattattattattattattattattattattttgtgccCAGATTGGTTCCTAGGTGTATCATGCAAAGAGAACCAGGCCCCAACTCTCCACCCCTATCTATAGAAACCTTGacccaaaagcacaaaaaaTGCACCAACACCATTCTTAATGGCTACCAGTTGTTTTAACAGTCCCTTAATAAAATTTGtccatttttataatttatttagagTCATGCTACACGCATCaacaatacaacaaaaattttacaaagcCTAACAAACGTTCATTCCACTTGGCCCCCATTgcaatacaaaaagaaaagagcttgtaaatttattatttagacTCCCCATTTTATTTAGGACATTTATTGGTTTATATTGTACTATTAACGTAAGATTTACATTGTACACTAAATAAAAGTGTACAACATTATACATATTTGCAAAAGACGTACAATATTGTACTCATATGCAAAAAAATGTATAGTAGTGTACACATTTGTTTAGTGTAAACTGTAAATCTTACATTGATAGCTcaatgtaaactaataattttccttttatttattaagacTGTGCAAACATACAAAGGCCTATATTTACAATGGTGAAGCCTCCATCTATGACAATGTTATGTCCACTCACATATTTTGACTCATCACTTCCGAGATAGAGAACAGCCTCGGCTATATCCTCTGGCTGGGGAATTACACCCTTGAGGTTGGAATAAACACGATTAACTCCATCATCATCTAGCTTCAAGAAATCCTTTGCCAAAGGTGTAACAACCACATAAGGTGACACGCAATTCACACGAATTCCAAACTGTCCAAGCTCCACTGCTGTATTTCTCATTAATCCAACCAAACCATGTTTTGAGCTTGTGTAGCCATGAGTTGCAACTCCTCCTATGGTTGAACATACACTAGCAGTATTGATTATACTACCTTTTTTAGCTGGAATCATCACACGGGCTGCATGTTTGGTGCCAAGGAAAGCACCTACAAGGTTGACACTAACCACTTGCTCAAATTCAGCCTTGGTGTTGTCAAGGATGTTGGGTTTGGGTACCCCAGCTATACCAGCATTGTTGTACATAATGTCTAACTTACCATACTTGGAAACAGCATGGTTAACTGCATTTTCTACATCTGTTTCTTTAGTAACATCACAATGGACAAAGGATGTAGATTGAGGATTTAAATCTTCGCATACAGAGTGACCCAATTCATCTTGGATGTCAGCAATTACAACTTTTGCTCCATGTTTAGAGAAGAGTCTTGCAGTGGACTCACCAATGCCGCTAGACCCACCAGTGATTAGCGCCACTTTTCCTTCAAGCCTGTCACATTTTTACAAGATATTATCTCTCACTTTTATTATTCAGCATATTTTAGATGGCATAATTGCAGAAAATATTTGCTACAGTCCATGGTTAATGGATGCAGTGtccaacaaaacaaatagaaaaagtattTACCAGGAgagagaggattttttttttccccatagaGTATTGTTCTTCAACAAATTAAACATATTGAGGCAAGATAGCTAAAAAAAAGTTCATACCTTCTTGCTGCAGCCGAGAGTAGTGAGAAACTTCCCATGGTCGAAGGAGTTAGAATATGtgttggaaaaatgaaaatgaaaccCAAATACCATCACCAATTTGCTTTGTTATCTCTCTTGTAATATAGCTGAGATGTCAAACCCAGTATTCCAAGTATGTCATAATCAAGTTAGGTAGAATAGTATATACCTTGGACCCACAGCAAGTTAGGTAGAATAGTTAAACTGGGCCACATGCTGCACTAAGTACTTCCTACTAAATTTAACGAGTAAGTCTGGTATCATaactaattttacaattttatcacaatttttgtcacaTAATGTTATGTGAATAGTGAAATCATAGACCCAGATGGACTCATTGTTTCATTTTCACCACCTACAACTCACTACATAGAAAAATTgtggctaaaatagtaaaaattgttGTGACATTAGACTTACTAAATTTAGAACAAAGTTTAAACTCatcatatatctttatattgagtgtgaattttgaaaatcttaccattagattgcatgtttttattacattcttaatgcttacaaaatttcaagaagattaaagatcaattgctatgtcatcaaataaatgttataatttcaagtttttatgatctaaagttgtatataaaaaataagtttattgatcaaataataaataacatccaatttgaacgaaatttgatacgtatgttaagaacataaggaacatgaaattcaacggttagattttcaaaattcacgcccaaaaaagaaatgtatgagaagtttgaagagtttctctccaaactagtttggagagaaactttattCCTAAATTTATCCCGGTTTGGATCAAAAAACACGTGAAATTATAGTGGACTGTCAGATGGTTGTTAGAATCCGCATGGTGGATTTGGCTGTTTGAATCCCCATGGTCAATAGAtgcttctaaattttttattttttatagctttCTATTGGTGTGCAGTTAAACAAAACCACATGTCTCattaaattgaatgatattacATGCTACTTGATCTAATGTAAttacataatataatatttttaaaaagcatATAATAAgataatctatatatctatatatatataataataataggtgaaactgacagaatttcaaattagaatttcaaattagagttccaattttacGCCAcatgtcctaaattatttatttttaaagagttttattttttaattttagaatcaaatgtgggaccacatcataaatattcatctaagtgagttattaagtacaaaaaccaaaaagtctaaaatgaatgaattgtaaaaaaaaaaaaaaaaaatgcttcacaataaataaaaaaaggacaaagtttagctacaaaattagttgtagccttaggctacaaacttacttaatatctttttattggatttgaattttgacaaacccaccattggattacatcttcttcttatatccttcatgcttgcaaaatttcaagaaatttaaagatcaatagctatgtcatcaataaattttttaaattgcaagtttttgtaatttaaaattatgaacaaaatataaacttatagatcatgtAGTAAAtgatatccgattgacacaaaatttaatatgtgtattaagggtgtaaagaacatgcaattcaacggttagattttcaaaatatgttgtaatatttattttattgagtgagtttgtagcctt
The DNA window shown above is from Quercus lobata isolate SW786 chromosome 7, ValleyOak3.0 Primary Assembly, whole genome shotgun sequence and carries:
- the LOC115953901 gene encoding secoisolariciresinol dehydrogenase-like isoform X2, whose translation is MGSFSLLSTAARRLEGKVALITGGSSGIGESTARLFSKHGAKVVIADIQDELGHSVCEDLNPQSTSFVHCDVTKETDVENAVNHAVSKYGKLDIMYNNAGIAGVPKPNILDNTKAEFEQVVSVNLVGAFLGTKHAARVMIPAKKGSIINTASVCSTIGGVATHGYTSSKHGLVGLMRNTAVELGQFGIRVNCVSPYVVVTPLAKDFLKLDDDGVNRVYSNLKGVIPQPEDIAEAVLYLGSDESKYVSGHNIVIDGGFTIVNIGLCMFAQS
- the LOC115953901 gene encoding secoisolariciresinol dehydrogenase-like isoform X1 → MGSFSLLSAAARRLEGKVALITGGSSGIGESTARLFSKHGAKVVIADIQDELGHSVCEDLNPQSTSFVHCDVTKETDVENAVNHAVSKYGKLDIMYNNAGIAGVPKPNILDNTKAEFEQVVSVNLVGAFLGTKHAARVMIPAKKGSIINTASVCSTIGGVATHGYTSSKHGLVGLMRNTAVELGQFGIRVNCVSPYVVVTPLAKDFLKLDDDGVNRVYSNLKGVIPQPEDIAEAVLYLGSDESKYVSGHNIVIDGGFTIVNIGLCMFAQS